A genomic segment from Streptomyces sp. NBC_01233 encodes:
- a CDS encoding MFS transporter: MSTGTGADSAPGHISTPTTARAGKNSMFSSLRIRNYRLFATGQVVSNTGTWMQRIAQDWLVLSLTGSASAVGITIALQFLPMLMFGLYGGVLADRLPKRPLLLATQSAMGLTGVALAVLTLAGHVQVWHVYLAAFLLGLVTVVDNPARQTFVSEMVGKDQVANAVSLNSANFQSARLVGPAIAGVLITAVGSGWAFLLNGLSFAAPIAGLLLMRTHELHPVEPRPRAKGQLREGLRYVAGRPELIWPIVLVGFIGTFGFNFPIWLSAFVSDVFHGDAGTYGLFNTLIAAGSLAGALLAARRGHSRLRLLAVAAVLFSVLLLVTAFAPGFWLFAALLVPIGVFGLTVNVVANSSVQMATDPEMRGRVMALFMMVFTGGTPLGAPLLGWITDTYGARIGMAAGGAISLAASVAIAVVLARVGNLRLRVSRRGVTFVPAAPAPELVPAA, from the coding sequence TTGAGTACGGGAACCGGAGCAGACTCCGCACCCGGCCACATATCCACCCCTACTACGGCCCGTGCGGGCAAGAACTCGATGTTCAGCTCGCTGAGGATCCGGAACTACCGGCTCTTCGCGACCGGGCAGGTCGTCTCGAACACGGGCACCTGGATGCAGCGCATCGCCCAGGACTGGCTGGTCCTCTCGCTGACCGGCTCCGCCTCCGCCGTCGGCATCACCATCGCCCTGCAGTTCCTGCCGATGCTGATGTTCGGCCTCTACGGAGGCGTACTCGCCGACCGGTTGCCCAAGCGGCCCCTGCTGCTCGCCACCCAGAGCGCGATGGGCCTGACCGGTGTCGCACTCGCCGTCCTCACCCTGGCGGGACACGTCCAGGTCTGGCACGTGTACCTCGCCGCCTTCCTGCTCGGCCTCGTCACCGTCGTGGACAACCCGGCGCGGCAGACGTTCGTCTCCGAGATGGTCGGCAAGGACCAGGTCGCCAACGCCGTCAGCCTCAACTCGGCCAACTTCCAGTCCGCGCGGCTGGTCGGCCCGGCGATCGCCGGCGTGCTGATCACCGCCGTCGGCTCCGGCTGGGCCTTCCTGCTGAACGGACTGTCCTTCGCCGCGCCCATCGCCGGCCTGCTGCTGATGCGCACGCACGAGCTGCACCCCGTCGAGCCCCGGCCCCGCGCCAAGGGGCAGCTGCGCGAGGGCCTGCGCTACGTCGCCGGCCGCCCGGAGCTGATCTGGCCGATCGTGCTCGTGGGCTTCATCGGCACCTTCGGATTCAACTTCCCGATCTGGCTGTCGGCGTTCGTCAGCGACGTCTTCCACGGGGACGCGGGCACCTACGGGCTCTTCAACACCCTGATCGCGGCCGGCTCCCTTGCGGGCGCCCTGCTCGCGGCCCGGCGCGGCCACTCCCGCCTGCGGCTGCTGGCGGTCGCGGCCGTGCTGTTCTCGGTGCTGCTGCTCGTCACGGCCTTCGCGCCCGGCTTCTGGCTGTTCGCGGCGCTGCTCGTGCCGATCGGGGTCTTCGGCCTGACGGTCAACGTCGTGGCCAACTCCAGCGTGCAGATGGCGACCGACCCCGAGATGCGGGGGCGGGTCATGGCCCTGTTCATGATGGTCTTCACCGGCGGCACGCCGCTGGGCGCTCCGCTGCTGGGCTGGATCACGGACACGTACGGCGCGCGGATCGGCATGGCCGCGGGGGGTGCGATCTCGCTGGCCGCCTCTGTCGCCATCGCGGTCGTCCTGGCCCGGGTGGGCAACCTCCGGCTGCGGGTCAGCCGCCGCGGCGTGACCTTCGTCCCGGCGGCCCCCGCCCCCGAGCTGGTCCCGGCCGCCTGA
- a CDS encoding WD40 repeat domain-containing protein: protein MRMLLPSAAAAVATAALVVLPGAAFAAEAPAAASFTISDPRIKESSGLAASRIHPGVYWTHNDSDDGPYVYAVDSATGRTVARVTLTGIGKPRDVEAISLGPDGQLYVGDIGDNRNGTWDHVWIYRFPEPKQLGDVTVKATQFTVRYADGARNAETLMVHPVTGRVYIGSKDESKGGLYEGPAELSADGSNVFRRVADMPWVTDGAFSPDGNRLTLRGYFTARTYPWKDGRPEGEGERVDAPWQGQAESVTYTPDGSTLMFGAEGEGSRVIAVPVSQGSPGASAAPKPGSPSEAASSPEPTGGFGKGAVVLAVGLAVVFAAKRLLRRRARD from the coding sequence ATGCGCATGCTCCTGCCGTCCGCCGCCGCTGCCGTCGCCACTGCCGCCCTCGTCGTGCTGCCGGGCGCGGCCTTCGCGGCGGAAGCCCCCGCAGCCGCCTCGTTCACCATCTCCGATCCGCGGATCAAGGAGTCCAGCGGGCTCGCGGCCAGCCGGATCCACCCGGGCGTGTACTGGACGCACAACGACAGCGACGACGGCCCGTACGTCTACGCGGTGGACTCGGCCACGGGCAGGACGGTGGCCCGGGTGACGCTGACCGGGATCGGCAAGCCGCGCGACGTCGAGGCGATCTCGCTGGGGCCGGACGGACAGCTCTACGTCGGCGACATCGGCGACAACCGGAACGGGACCTGGGACCACGTGTGGATCTACCGCTTCCCGGAGCCGAAGCAACTGGGCGACGTCACGGTCAAGGCCACGCAGTTCACGGTGCGGTACGCCGACGGGGCGCGCAACGCGGAGACGCTGATGGTGCATCCGGTGACGGGGCGGGTCTACATCGGGAGCAAGGACGAGAGCAAGGGCGGACTGTACGAGGGGCCCGCGGAGCTGTCGGCGGACGGCTCGAACGTGTTCCGGCGGGTCGCCGACATGCCGTGGGTGACGGACGGGGCGTTCTCCCCCGACGGGAACCGGCTGACCCTGCGGGGCTACTTCACGGCGCGCACGTACCCGTGGAAGGACGGCAGGCCGGAGGGCGAGGGCGAGCGGGTCGACGCGCCGTGGCAGGGGCAGGCGGAGTCGGTGACGTACACGCCGGACGGCTCGACGCTGATGTTCGGCGCGGAGGGCGAGGGCAGCCGCGTCATCGCCGTCCCGGTGAGCCAGGGCTCCCCGGGCGCCTCGGCCGCGCCGAAGCCGGGGTCCCCGTCGGAAGCCGCGTCGTCGCCGGAGCCGACGGGGGGCTTCGGCAAGGGAGCCGTGGTCCTGGCGGTCGGCCTGGCGGTCGTCTTCGCAGCAAAACGCCTCCTCCGCCGCCGTGCCCGCGACTGA
- a CDS encoding flotillin family protein, whose amino-acid sequence MAIGVVAGIVLAAIVAVIGLFKLMWRVAEPNEALVISGSTHKTEGLGQGMGFRIVTGRGTLVLPGVQAVRKLSLDLNETQLSVDCVTHQGIPLRVKGVVIFKVGDDLVSIANAARRFLDQQKMMPERVHIVFAGHLRSIVGGLTVEDMIRDREKLTGQTRMACGTEMEKLGLIVDSLQIHEIEDPTGYIKNLAMPHAAAVQRDARIAQAEANRLATEAEQAAFARMAEATRDSEILQAGYQAERDKAAATARQAGPLSEAAARQEVVVQETRVAELEAHRREQQLQADVRKPADAAAYETRTRAEADRDARISAAQAKAKETELAAAAEATRVTTAATADATATEARGLASAKATRATGEAEAAATQARGLAEAESAKARGLAEAEAIKARAAALAENQEAVVAQQLAENWPAIVEAGAGAFGNVEHMVLLNGAEGMSEMFAKALTMGGTGLGVARQLLATMGQAPAGGSAGGSAGPAVNGRVPIREE is encoded by the coding sequence ATGGCTATCGGCGTCGTGGCGGGAATCGTTCTCGCCGCAATCGTGGCCGTGATAGGCCTGTTCAAGCTCATGTGGCGGGTCGCCGAGCCCAACGAGGCACTCGTCATCTCCGGTTCCACGCACAAGACCGAGGGCCTCGGTCAGGGCATGGGGTTCCGGATCGTCACCGGGCGCGGAACGCTCGTCCTGCCGGGGGTGCAGGCGGTGCGGAAACTGTCCCTGGACCTCAACGAGACGCAGCTGTCCGTGGACTGCGTCACCCACCAGGGCATCCCGCTGCGGGTGAAGGGCGTGGTCATCTTCAAGGTCGGCGACGACCTGGTGTCGATCGCCAACGCGGCCCGCCGCTTCCTGGACCAGCAGAAGATGATGCCGGAGCGGGTGCACATCGTCTTCGCGGGCCATCTGAGGTCCATCGTGGGCGGGTTGACGGTCGAGGACATGATCCGCGACCGGGAGAAGCTGACCGGCCAGACCCGGATGGCCTGCGGCACCGAGATGGAGAAGCTCGGACTGATCGTCGACTCGCTGCAGATCCACGAGATCGAGGACCCGACCGGCTACATCAAGAACCTGGCGATGCCGCACGCGGCCGCCGTGCAGCGGGACGCGCGGATCGCGCAGGCCGAGGCGAACCGGCTGGCCACGGAGGCCGAACAGGCCGCCTTCGCCCGGATGGCCGAGGCGACGCGGGACAGCGAGATCCTGCAGGCCGGCTACCAGGCCGAACGCGACAAGGCGGCGGCGACCGCCCGCCAGGCGGGCCCGCTGTCCGAGGCGGCCGCACGGCAGGAGGTCGTCGTCCAGGAGACCCGCGTCGCGGAACTGGAGGCGCACCGGCGCGAGCAGCAGCTGCAGGCGGACGTACGCAAGCCCGCGGACGCGGCGGCGTACGAGACGCGGACCCGGGCGGAGGCCGATCGCGACGCGCGGATCTCCGCGGCGCAGGCGAAGGCGAAGGAGACCGAGCTCGCGGCGGCCGCGGAGGCCACACGGGTGACGACGGCGGCGACCGCGGACGCGACGGCCACGGAGGCGCGGGGTCTGGCGTCGGCGAAGGCGACGCGGGCCACGGGCGAGGCGGAGGCGGCGGCGACCCAGGCGCGGGGCCTCGCGGAGGCGGAGTCGGCGAAGGCGCGCGGTCTGGCCGAGGCCGAAGCGATCAAGGCGCGGGCCGCCGCGCTGGCGGAGAACCAGGAGGCGGTCGTCGCGCAGCAGCTGGCCGAGAACTGGCCGGCGATCGTGGAGGCGGGCGCGGGGGCCTTCGGGAACGTGGAGCACATGGTGCTGCTGAACGGGGCCGAGGGCATGTCGGAGATGTTCGCCAAGGCCCTGACGATGGGCGGCACGGGCCTGGGCGTGGCCCGCCAACTCCTGGCCACGATGGGCCAGGCCCCTGCGGGAGGCTCGGCCGGTGGCTCCGCCGGCCCCGCGGTCAACGGCCGCGTCCCCATCCGGGAGGAGTAA
- a CDS encoding MarR family winged helix-turn-helix transcriptional regulator, whose protein sequence is MPDLSHGDDAAAVNDLRSAVMRLGRRLKHQRVDESLSPTEMSVLGTLARCGQATPGELARREHVQPPSMTRIVALLEAKGLVTLEPHPDDRRQKVVRQTEEAEAMLEESRRKRNAFLAGLAAELTEDEWAKLREAAPVLEKLAHL, encoded by the coding sequence ATGCCTGACCTTTCCCATGGCGACGATGCTGCCGCCGTGAACGACCTCCGCTCCGCCGTCATGCGGCTGGGGCGGCGCCTGAAGCACCAGCGCGTCGACGAGTCGCTGAGCCCCACCGAGATGTCGGTGCTCGGCACCCTCGCCCGCTGCGGCCAGGCCACACCCGGCGAGCTGGCGCGGCGGGAGCACGTCCAGCCGCCGTCGATGACGCGCATCGTCGCGTTGCTGGAAGCCAAGGGACTGGTCACGCTGGAACCGCACCCCGACGACCGCCGCCAGAAGGTGGTCCGCCAGACGGAGGAGGCCGAAGCGATGCTCGAAGAGAGCCGCCGCAAGCGCAACGCCTTCCTGGCCGGGCTCGCGGCCGAGCTGACCGAGGACGAATGGGCCAAGCTGCGCGAGGCCGCACCCGTCCTGGAGAAGCTCGCGCACCTGTAG
- a CDS encoding aldo/keto reductase gives MKYTQLGRTGLKVSRLVLGTMNFGPQTGEPESHSIMDSALDAGLNFVDTANVYGWGENKGRTEEILGTWFAQGGRRREKTVLATKVYASMAPEGETWPNYDRLSALNIRRAVDASLKRLQTDYIDVYQFHHVDRRTPFEEIWQAVEVLIQQGKILYAGSSNFPGWKIAQANEAAARIGRLGLVSEQCLYNLAERRAEMEVIPAAEAYGLGVIPWSPLHGGLLGGVIKKEVQGGRRASGRSADALANSSVRAQVQAYEDLLDKHGLEPGEAGLAWLLTRPGVTGPIVGPRTQEQLDSALRAVELELSEEVLAGLDEIFPGPGASPEAFAW, from the coding sequence ATGAAGTACACACAGCTAGGACGTACCGGCCTCAAGGTCAGCCGACTTGTACTCGGCACCATGAACTTCGGCCCCCAGACCGGTGAGCCCGAAAGCCACTCGATCATGGACTCCGCCCTCGACGCAGGCCTGAATTTCGTGGACACCGCCAACGTCTACGGCTGGGGCGAGAACAAGGGCCGCACCGAGGAGATCCTCGGCACCTGGTTCGCCCAGGGCGGCCGGCGCCGCGAGAAGACGGTGCTCGCCACCAAGGTCTACGCCAGCATGGCGCCCGAGGGCGAGACCTGGCCCAACTACGACCGCCTGTCGGCGCTGAACATCCGTCGGGCCGTCGACGCCAGCCTCAAGCGGCTGCAGACCGACTACATCGACGTCTACCAGTTCCACCACGTGGACCGGCGGACGCCCTTCGAGGAGATCTGGCAGGCCGTCGAGGTCCTGATCCAGCAGGGCAAGATCCTCTACGCCGGCTCCTCGAACTTCCCCGGCTGGAAGATCGCCCAGGCCAACGAGGCCGCGGCGCGCATCGGACGGCTCGGACTGGTCAGCGAGCAGTGCCTCTACAACCTCGCCGAGCGGCGCGCGGAGATGGAGGTCATCCCGGCCGCGGAGGCGTACGGGCTCGGGGTCATCCCGTGGTCCCCGCTCCACGGCGGCCTGCTGGGCGGGGTCATCAAGAAGGAGGTGCAGGGCGGTCGCCGCGCCTCCGGCCGGTCGGCGGACGCGCTCGCCAACAGCTCCGTACGCGCGCAGGTGCAGGCGTACGAGGACCTGCTGGACAAGCACGGCCTGGAGCCGGGCGAGGCCGGGCTGGCGTGGCTGCTGACGCGTCCCGGGGTCACCGGGCCGATCGTCGGGCCGCGCACGCAGGAACAGCTCGACTCGGCGCTGCGGGCGGTGGAGCTGGAGCTCTCCGAGGAGGTCCTGGCGGGCCTGGACGAGATCTTCCCCGGCCCGGGAGCCTCCCCGGAGGCCTTCGCCTGGTAG
- a CDS encoding GDSL-type esterase/lipase family protein yields the protein MRFMFVGDSMTIGRAGDFTWRYRMWQHLNSTFGGPYRIVGPRSELYEGSDAYADPAFPADARRHLAGWGEGWQHMAPLIGPAAGAARADVLLVSLGLIDLGFYTDAEQTAANVRRFIAGARAGRPGVRMVLLPVIPNSRAEEDAPFAAEVARFNELLAKAVADLTTAASPVLLAARPDAYDIHRDTYDGTHPNASGEHRLAGEFAAVLHQAWGIGGPYTPERVR from the coding sequence ATGCGTTTCATGTTCGTCGGCGACTCCATGACCATCGGACGCGCCGGCGATTTCACCTGGCGCTACCGGATGTGGCAGCACCTCAACTCGACCTTCGGCGGCCCCTACCGGATCGTCGGCCCGCGCAGCGAGCTGTACGAGGGCTCGGACGCGTACGCCGACCCGGCCTTCCCCGCGGACGCCCGCCGCCACCTGGCCGGCTGGGGCGAGGGCTGGCAGCACATGGCCCCCCTCATCGGCCCCGCCGCCGGCGCCGCCCGGGCCGACGTCCTGCTCGTCTCCCTCGGCCTGATCGACCTCGGCTTCTACACCGATGCCGAGCAGACCGCCGCCAACGTTCGCCGCTTCATAGCCGGGGCCCGCGCCGGCCGCCCCGGCGTCCGGATGGTGCTGCTGCCCGTCATCCCGAACAGCCGGGCAGAGGAGGACGCGCCGTTCGCGGCCGAGGTCGCCCGTTTCAACGAGCTCCTCGCGAAGGCGGTCGCCGATCTGACGACCGCCGCCTCACCGGTCCTGCTGGCCGCGCGCCCGGACGCGTACGACATCCACCGGGACACCTACGACGGCACCCACCCCAACGCCTCCGGCGAGCACCGGCTGGCGGGGGAGTTCGCGGCCGTGCTGCACCAGGCGTGGGGGATCGGCGGCCCGTACACGCCCGAGCGGGTGAGGTAG
- a CDS encoding NCS2 family permease, with translation MSTPTATAPNPSLQGPSGGLDRHFKISERGSTVAREVRGGFATFFAMAYIIVLNPIILGSAKDMYGHQLDNGQLVTATALTAAFTTLLMGVIGNVPIALAAGLGVNTVVALQLAPRMSWPDAMGMVVLAGFVVMLLVATGLRERVMNAVPLGLRKGIAIGIGLFIMLIGLVDSGFVSRIPDAAHTAVPLQLGGTGHLDGWPVLIFAIGVLLTLALLIRKVPGAILISIVAMTLVAVVVQLIAEVPDTGWGLTIPEWPGNPVAAPDFGLVGQVSLFGGFGKVGMLTGILFVFTVLLSCFFDAMGTILGVGDEAKLIDKETGEFPGINKVLLIDGLAVASGGATSSSATTCFVESTAGVGEGARTGLANVVTGALFGVALFLTPLATMVPSQAATPALVAVGFLILAGSVKDIDWSDFTIAVPAFLAMVMMPFTYSITNGIGIGFISFCALRAATGRGREVPVAMYVVAAVFVFSYAMPALGLA, from the coding sequence ATGAGCACCCCCACGGCCACCGCCCCGAACCCTTCCCTCCAGGGACCCTCCGGAGGACTCGACCGCCACTTCAAGATCTCCGAGCGCGGCTCGACCGTGGCCCGCGAGGTCCGCGGCGGCTTCGCCACCTTCTTCGCGATGGCCTACATCATCGTGCTCAACCCGATCATCCTGGGCAGCGCGAAGGACATGTACGGGCACCAGCTCGACAACGGTCAGCTCGTGACGGCCACCGCCCTGACGGCCGCCTTCACCACCCTCCTCATGGGTGTCATCGGCAACGTCCCGATCGCGCTCGCCGCCGGCCTAGGCGTGAACACGGTCGTCGCCCTCCAGCTCGCCCCGCGCATGAGCTGGCCCGACGCCATGGGCATGGTGGTCCTGGCCGGCTTCGTGGTGATGCTGCTGGTCGCGACCGGCCTGCGCGAGCGGGTCATGAACGCCGTGCCGCTGGGCCTGCGCAAGGGCATCGCCATCGGCATCGGCCTGTTCATCATGCTGATCGGCCTGGTCGACTCGGGTTTCGTCTCCCGCATCCCGGACGCCGCCCACACCGCGGTCCCGCTCCAGCTCGGCGGCACCGGCCACCTGGACGGCTGGCCCGTCCTGATCTTCGCGATCGGCGTGCTGCTCACCCTCGCCCTGCTGATCCGCAAGGTCCCCGGCGCGATCCTGATCTCCATCGTGGCCATGACCCTGGTCGCGGTCGTCGTCCAGCTGATCGCCGAGGTGCCCGACACGGGCTGGGGCCTGACCATCCCCGAGTGGCCGGGCAACCCGGTGGCCGCGCCCGACTTCGGGCTGGTCGGCCAGGTCAGCCTGTTCGGCGGCTTCGGCAAGGTCGGGATGCTGACCGGCATCCTCTTCGTCTTCACCGTGCTGCTGTCCTGCTTCTTCGACGCCATGGGCACGATCCTGGGCGTCGGCGACGAGGCCAAGCTGATCGACAAGGAGACCGGCGAGTTCCCCGGCATCAACAAGGTCCTGCTGATCGACGGCCTGGCCGTCGCCTCGGGCGGCGCCACGTCCTCCTCGGCCACCACCTGCTTCGTGGAGTCCACGGCCGGGGTCGGCGAGGGAGCCCGTACGGGTCTGGCGAACGTCGTGACGGGCGCCCTGTTCGGCGTGGCGCTGTTCCTCACCCCGCTCGCCACGATGGTCCCGTCCCAGGCGGCCACCCCCGCCCTGGTGGCGGTCGGCTTCCTGATCCTGGCGGGCTCGGTCAAGGACATCGACTGGAGCGACTTCACCATCGCCGTTCCGGCGTTCCTGGCCATGGTGATGATGCCCTTCACCTACTCGATCACCAACGGCATCGGCATCGGCTTCATCAGCTTCTGCGCCCTGCGCGCGGCGACCGGCCGGGGCCGCGAGGTCCCGGTGGCCATGTACGTCGTGGCGGCGGTGTTCGTCTTCTCCTACGCGATGCCGGCCCTCGGCCTCGCGTAG
- a CDS encoding DUF2530 domain-containing protein yields the protein MAKWTAKHEAPEPLEGPVVATVTGGTILWFALFLVQLPFYGWFADRGQLWWVWTCAAGGFLGLIGIWYVRGREAALKRHAAAAEQAGPPQQEGRA from the coding sequence ATGGCGAAATGGACTGCGAAGCATGAGGCGCCCGAGCCCCTCGAGGGCCCCGTCGTCGCGACGGTCACGGGTGGCACGATCCTGTGGTTCGCCCTCTTCCTCGTCCAGCTCCCCTTCTACGGATGGTTCGCCGACCGCGGCCAGCTCTGGTGGGTCTGGACCTGCGCGGCCGGCGGCTTCCTCGGCCTGATCGGCATCTGGTACGTCCGCGGCCGCGAAGCTGCGCTCAAGCGTCACGCGGCCGCCGCCGAGCAGGCCGGCCCGCCGCAGCAGGAGGGCCGGGCCTGA
- the thpR gene encoding RNA 2',3'-cyclic phosphodiesterase, with protein MRLFAAVLPPDAAVAELAQAVDAVHDDRLTWTARAGWHFTLAFMGEVRDDVLPDLHARLERAAHRTAPFPLRLHGCGHFGDRALWVGAAGELPVLRMLAERADAAARRAGVPMEQHRRYTPHLTLARSHSAATPLRPYVDALADFEGTPWQVDTLSLVRSNLPVSGVPGEQPRYETVGAWPLRG; from the coding sequence ATGAGACTGTTCGCAGCCGTCCTGCCACCGGACGCGGCCGTCGCCGAGCTGGCCCAGGCCGTGGACGCGGTCCACGACGACCGGCTGACGTGGACCGCGCGGGCGGGCTGGCACTTCACGCTCGCCTTCATGGGCGAGGTCCGCGACGACGTCCTCCCCGACCTGCACGCCCGCCTGGAGCGCGCAGCCCACCGCACGGCCCCCTTCCCGCTGCGCCTGCACGGCTGCGGGCACTTCGGGGACCGCGCGCTGTGGGTGGGCGCGGCCGGGGAGCTGCCCGTCCTGCGGATGCTCGCGGAGCGGGCCGACGCCGCAGCCCGGCGGGCCGGGGTGCCGATGGAACAGCACCGCCGGTACACCCCGCACCTCACCCTGGCCCGCAGCCACAGCGCCGCCACGCCCCTGCGCCCGTACGTGGACGCCCTCGCGGACTTCGAGGGCACGCCCTGGCAGGTCGACACGCTCAGCCTCGTCCGCAGCAACCTGCCCGTCAGCGGGGTGCCCGGCGAGCAGCCCCGCTACGAGACGGTCGGGGCCTGGCCGCTGCGCGGCTGA
- a CDS encoding DUF3027 domain-containing protein: MSAATTRSRTPRTPDRLCVEAVELARAAAEEAAFPGVVGAHVSAVAEGDRVVTHFFESKEPGYRGWRWAVTVTRASRAKNVTLDETVLLPGDDALLAPEWVPWSERLRPGDMGPGDLLPTDAEDLRLEPGWSGEDAPPPNSVVSSEMAELVEAEDADVTDRAVVPVRGSITSVAEELGMRRARVLSRYGLHSAADRWDEGFGAKTPMAQAAPASCVSCGFLVAIGGSLGQAFGVCANEFSPADGRLVSLSYGCGGHSEAAVMPTPLRPAPPVLDSMASDEFTLRPVAATDTGSVPVEDLPAADLGHS; encoded by the coding sequence GTGAGTGCTGCGACGACGCGAAGCCGTACCCCGCGTACCCCCGACCGCCTGTGCGTCGAGGCGGTAGAGCTCGCCCGCGCGGCGGCCGAGGAGGCCGCCTTCCCCGGAGTGGTGGGCGCGCACGTCTCCGCCGTGGCGGAGGGCGACCGTGTCGTCACCCACTTCTTCGAGTCCAAGGAACCGGGCTACCGGGGCTGGCGCTGGGCCGTCACCGTGACCCGCGCCTCCCGCGCGAAGAACGTCACGCTCGACGAAACGGTGCTGCTGCCCGGCGACGACGCCCTGCTCGCCCCCGAGTGGGTGCCGTGGAGCGAGCGGCTGCGCCCCGGCGACATGGGCCCGGGCGACCTGCTGCCCACCGACGCCGAGGACCTGCGCCTGGAGCCGGGCTGGTCGGGCGAGGACGCCCCGCCGCCGAACTCGGTGGTCTCCAGCGAAATGGCCGAACTGGTCGAGGCCGAGGACGCCGACGTCACCGACCGCGCGGTGGTCCCCGTACGCGGCTCCATCACGTCGGTCGCCGAGGAACTGGGCATGCGCCGGGCGCGCGTGCTGTCGCGGTACGGGCTGCACAGCGCGGCCGACCGCTGGGACGAGGGCTTCGGCGCGAAGACCCCGATGGCGCAAGCCGCGCCCGCGTCCTGTGTCTCCTGCGGCTTCCTGGTCGCGATCGGCGGCTCGCTCGGCCAGGCCTTCGGCGTCTGCGCGAACGAGTTCAGCCCGGCCGACGGCCGGCTGGTGTCGCTGTCCTACGGCTGCGGCGGCCATTCGGAGGCCGCGGTCATGCCGACGCCGCTGCGGCCCGCACCGCCGGTGCTCGACTCGATGGCCTCGGACGAGTTCACCCTGCGGCCGGTCGCCGCCACGGACACGGGCTCGGTCCCGGTCGAGGACCTCCCGGCCGCGGACCTCGGCCACTCGTAA
- a CDS encoding NIPSNAP family protein, giving the protein MNAITTTNAAVNAAANAIVELRQYTLRPGARDTLIELFEREFVTGQEAAGITLGGRFRDLDDPDRFVWLRSFPDMAARERALRAFYGGPVWQAHREAANATMLDSDDVLLLRGPGFAAPDTPGPVVATVCHPVDPEAFARHFERRLRPALTAAGSAPPAVYRTEQAENTFPALPVRTGEDVLVWFAAGEARPLPDLSSHLRSAPRRLRLEPVQRRQTFARRGSGVRPGPPAAAGRPARRRPRDA; this is encoded by the coding sequence ATGAACGCCATCACCACCACGAACGCGGCTGTGAACGCGGCCGCGAACGCCATCGTCGAACTGCGGCAGTACACCCTGCGGCCCGGCGCCCGGGACACGCTGATCGAACTGTTCGAGCGGGAGTTCGTCACCGGCCAGGAGGCGGCCGGGATCACCCTCGGAGGCCGGTTCCGGGACCTGGACGACCCGGACCGCTTCGTCTGGCTGCGCAGCTTCCCGGACATGGCCGCGCGCGAGCGGGCGCTCCGCGCCTTCTACGGCGGCCCCGTCTGGCAGGCCCACCGCGAGGCGGCCAACGCGACCATGCTGGACTCGGACGACGTGCTGCTCCTGCGAGGGCCGGGCTTCGCCGCCCCCGACACCCCGGGGCCGGTCGTCGCGACCGTCTGTCATCCCGTGGACCCGGAGGCCTTCGCCCGCCACTTCGAGCGGCGGCTGCGGCCGGCGCTCACCGCCGCCGGATCCGCGCCGCCGGCCGTGTACCGCACCGAGCAGGCGGAGAACACCTTCCCGGCGCTGCCGGTCCGTACGGGTGAGGACGTCCTCGTGTGGTTCGCGGCCGGGGAGGCCCGGCCGCTGCCGGACCTGTCGTCCCACCTGCGCTCGGCACCGCGGCGGCTCCGGCTGGAGCCCGTGCAGCGGCGCCAGACGTTCGCCCGGAGAGGCTCCGGGGTCAGGCCCGGCCCTCCTGCTGCGGCGGGCCGGCCTGCTCGGCGGCGGCCGCGTGACGCTTGA